In Geminocystis sp. M7585_C2015_104, a genomic segment contains:
- a CDS encoding metal-sensing transcriptional repressor, with product MTDSINHQHEEYVYHDTVGVGKNNHRHIHSEELEKMLLNRLSRIEGHIRGIKAMIVEGRDCPEVLIQIAAVRGALDKVARIILDEHLSECITKAAKEGDIEERIKQLKGALDRFLPS from the coding sequence ATGACAGATTCTATAAACCACCAACACGAGGAATATGTTTACCATGACACCGTCGGGGTGGGAAAAAATAATCACCGACACATCCACAGTGAAGAGTTGGAAAAAATGTTGCTCAACCGTCTTTCTCGTATTGAGGGACATATAAGGGGCATTAAAGCTATGATTGTAGAAGGGAGAGACTGTCCAGAAGTCCTAATTCAAATAGCAGCTGTGCGTGGGGCATTGGACAAGGTTGCTAGAATAATTTTAGACGAGCATTTGAGTGAGTGCATCACCAAAGCAGCAAAAGAAGGGGATATAGAAGAAAGAATTAAACAGTTAAAGGGGGCCTTGGATCGTTTTTTGCCTTCTTAG